A stretch of the Notamacropus eugenii isolate mMacEug1 chromosome 2, mMacEug1.pri_v2, whole genome shotgun sequence genome encodes the following:
- the MIEN1 gene encoding migration and invasion enhancer 1, producing the protein MSGEPGADLEEPLPGSGVRIVVEYCEPCGFESTYLELASAVKEEYPGIQIESRLGGTGAFEIEINGQLVFSKLENGGFPYEKDLIEAIRRASSGEPLQKITNSRPPCVIL; encoded by the exons ATGAGCGGGGAGCCCGGGGCCGATCTCGAGGAGCCCCTGCCGGGCAGTGGGGTCCGCATCGTGGTGGAGTACTG TGAACCCTGCGGATTTGAGTCCACGTACCTGGAGCTGGCCAGCGCTGTGAAGGAAGAGTACCCTGGCATCCAGATTGAGTCCCGCCTCGGTGGCACCG GAGCCTTCGAGATCGAGATCAATGGGCAGTTGGTCTTTTCCAAGCTGGAGAATGGGGGATTTCCGTATGAAAAGGAT cTCATTGAGGCTATTCGAAGAGCCAGTAGTGGAGAACCTCTGCAAAAGATCACCAATAGCCGCCCCCCCTGTGTCATCCTGTGA